The proteins below are encoded in one region of Sander lucioperca isolate FBNREF2018 chromosome 11, SLUC_FBN_1.2, whole genome shotgun sequence:
- the scamp4 gene encoding secretory carrier-associated membrane protein 4 translates to MAERVNNFPPLPQFMRIKPCFYHNIEEEIPAPHQQLVRRVYTLWMMYSGTLCINVISCIAWWAGGGNATNFGFSLLWLILFSPCSYTCWFRPLYKAFRADSSFNFMAFFFIFFLQCVLAVIQTIGISGWGTCGWIATVMFFSTNVGSAVVMLITTLLFTVVTALMALVLIKVHRMYRGGGGSLERAQEEWSTGLWKSAPVREAGFNAVAQTAQGPSLPQYPAAVPSYPDNSHW, encoded by the exons ATGGCag AAAGGGTGAATAACTTTCCTCCCCTGCCTCAGTTCATGAGAATAAAGCCATGCTTTTACCACAACATTGAAGAGGAAATTCCTGCACCTCACCAGCAGTTGGTTCGCAGAGTCTACACACTTTGGATGA TGTATTCAGGCACACTGTGcataaatgtgatctcatgTATTGCTTGGTGGGCTGGGGGTGGAAATGCCACAAACTTCGGCTTTTCCCTCCTCTGGCTCATCCTCTTCAGCCCGTGCAGTTACACCTGCTGGTTCAGACCACTCTACAAAGCCTTCAG GGCTGATAGCTCGTTCAACTTCATGgccttcttcttcatcttcttccttCAGTGTGTCTTGGCCGTCATCCAGACTATAGGCATCTCCGGTTGGGGAACATG CGGCTGGATTGCAACAGTGATGTTTTTCAGCACAAACGTGGGTTCGGCTGTAGTGATGCTTATCACAACTCTGCTCTTCACTGTGGTGACTGCTTTAATGGCGCTGGTTCTCATTAAG GTGCACAGAATGTACCGTGGCGGCGGCGGTAGTTTGGAGCGCGCTCAGGAAGAGTGGAGCACCGGGTTGTGGAAGAGTGCACCAGTGAGGGAAGCAGGGTTTAACGCTGTTGCTCAGACGGCCCAAGGCCCGAGCTTGCCCCAGTACCCTGCCGCAGTGCCTAGCTATCCCGACAACAGTCACTGGTGA
- the chaf1a gene encoding chromatin assembly factor 1 subunit A codes for MLAAENHPSVDGHLATSTPRRRGMDCKSSKNANKKLIQARLPFKRLNPEPKENQLPKRPCAHACPEPGVSDRENESSALPVHNGPPLVNGRGPLDGFLSRRRPVPSDENMVIDLTEDNTSSPVKGLGSPTPASPCLPTKDKHQGKDKTASFGKSSNVDHTPKTDTSDCTVDSEDQDEEEDVEEEDGNQTASISQLDTTQDSESEPEEQDESENVSSLGNRSMLSASSVSSTSESSPERPKTDDPTPTSTPTEPKTTPKIPSDQKTIKRRSLKSLQEQEERLLLQREKERQKEEAKAAKEKKKEEARRLKDEREREKREKKEKDEREKREKKEKEEKEKADRLKAKEELRKSKLEAKLEEKRKKEEEKQIKEEEKRLKEEKDRLKAEKAEITRFLQKPKIQQAPKTLAAACGKFAPFEIKEHMALAPLCRVQCEDSVLEELDRFLLNPGDNLNGLKDWIGRGPRSSGPTKPRKTNLLSECITVEGPPEGVPDRKRYGSMKLLQFHANYRPAYWGTWSKKSLHISPRCPIRQDKDLLDYEVDSDEEWEEEEPGESLSHSEGEDEEEGGEDDDDDDGFFVPHGYLSDDEGALEEEEGGDLEKQKLRQKVKAREWDELMSTKKKMKVLDPVVRGCVWEGEGPGLQLFQPFALCLVEPLPKADTSPSPEELSRKCQREAQLLGQLLPLLHGNLNSSKVIITEFQEFCRQQTSSSSSAPELSSPQSPAENIPTRIQVKRLIKSNAVYEKRATYRRCCWYVHTEVLSRFGQEALPVPCQWTYLTTGAREESREEPQAATGSQGNSPTTPQTSSTTSSSSNKRKSTGSMSITKFMKRCTDPEQMEATEADGFQADTEEDDEEDCVIIATQNIPTRKNSSSEGDCLMEVTPSETAALPVACAAPTLATA; via the exons ATGTTGGCGGCGGAAAACCACCCATCTGTGGACGGACATCTGGCAACGTCGACTCCCCGCAGAAGAG GCATGGATTGTAAGTCAAGTAAGAATGCTAACAAGAAACTTATCCAAG CTCGTCTACCGTTCAAGCGCCTGAACCCTGAACCTAAAGAGAACCAGCTGCCTAAACGCCCCTGTGCACATGCCTGCCCTGAACCAGGAGTCTCAGACAGGGAGAATGAGTCCTCTGCACTCCCTGTTCACAATGGACCACCCTTGGTTAATGGTCGCGGTCCCCTTGATGGTTTCCTGAGCCGTAGGCGCCCTGTCCCCTCAGATGAGAACATGGTTATTGATCTGACTGAGGACAACACTTCGTCTCCCGTAAAGGGCCTTGGGTCACCTACTCCcgcctctccctgtctcccaaCAAAAGACAAGCATCAGGGCAAAGACAAAACTGCATCTTTTGGGAAATCCAGCAACGTTGATCACACTCCTAAAACAGACACTTCAGACTGCACAGTAGACAGCGAAGATCAGGATGAGGAAGAAGATGTGGAGGAAGAAGATGGTAATCAGACGGCATCTATTTCACAGCTTGATACAACGCAGGATTCTGAAAGTGAGCCAGAGGAGCAGGATGAGTCAGAGAATGTTTCCAGTTTAGGAAACAGGTCTATGCTGTCAGCTTCATCTGTCAGCTCCACATCTGAAAGCTCACCAGAGAGGCCCAAGACTGATGACCCTACACCCACTAGTAcacctaca GAGCCAAAGACCACCCCCAAGATACCATCAGATCAGAAAACGATCAAAAGACGCTCATTGAAG AGTTTACAAGAACAAGAGGAGAGACTTCTGCTGCAACGGGAGAAAGAACGGCAGAAGGAAGAGGCTAAAGctgcaaaagagaaaaagaaagaagaggccCGCAGACTAAAGGATGAGCGAGAAAGGGAAAAacgagagaagaaagaaaaagatgagCGAGAGaaacgagaaaaaaaagagaaggaggagaaggaaaagGCAGACAGGTTAAAAGCAAAAGAGGAGCTAAGGAAATCAAAGCTAGA GGCAAAGCTTGAAGAAAAGCggaaaaaagaagaggagaagcaaattaaggaagaagaaaaacggTTGAAAGAAGAGAAGGAT CGCCTCAAAGCTGAGAAAGCTGAAATTACACGTTTTCTGCAGAAACCCAAGATCCAACAGGCTCCAAAG ACACTTGCAGCTGCGTGTGGGAAGTTTGCACCATTTGAGATAAAAGAACACATGGCTCTGGCACCACTATGTCGCGTTCAGTGTGAGGACTCTGTTCTGGAGGAACTGGACCGTTTTTTGTTGAACCCTGGGGATAACTTGAATGGACTTAAAGACTGGATCGGGCGGGGACCCCGCAGCTCGGGACCCACCAAACCCAGAAAGACAAACTTACTCAG TGAGTGTATAACAGTAGAAGGGCCACCAGAAGGTGTGCCAGATCGTAAACGTTACGGATCCATGAAGCTTCTGCAGTTCCATGCAAACTACCGTCCAGCCTACTGGGGCACCTGGAGTAAGAAGAGTTTACACATTTCACCTCGCTGCCCCATCAGACAAGACAAG GATTTGTTAGACTATGAGGTGGACAGTGATGAAGAATGGGAGGAAGAAGAACCAGGAGAATCCCTGTCACATAGTGAAGGG gaagatgaggaggaaggaggtgaagatgatgatgatgacgacggCTTCTTTGTTCCTCATGGCTACCTTTCAGATGATGAGGGAGCTCTAGAAGAAGAG GAGGGTGGTGACCTGGAGAAGCAGAAACTACGCCAGAAAGTGAAAGCAAGGGAGTGGGATGAGCTGATGTCCACCAAGAAGAAGATGAAGGTGCTGGACCCAGTGGTGAGGGGCTGCgtctgggagggagagggaccTGGTTTGCAGCTCTTCCAGCCTTTTGCTCTGTGTCTGGTCGAGCCTTTACCCAAGGCAGACACCAGCCCCAGCCCAGAGGAGCTTTCACGGAAGTGTCAGAGAGAAGCacaat TACTCGGCCAGCTGCTGCCTCTGCTGCACGGTAACCTCAACAGCAGCAAAGTGATCATCACTGAGTTTCAGGAGTTTTGTCGTCAGCAGACCTCCTCCTCGTCATCAGCTCCTGAACTGTCCAGCCCTCAGAGCCCAGCAGAAAACATCCCCACCAG AATACAGGTGAAGCGCCTTATCAAGAGCAATGCTGTTTATGAGAAGCGAGCAACCTACAGACGCTGCTGCTGGTATGTGCACACAGAGGTCCTGTCCCGTTTTGGGCAGGAGGCTCTTCCCGTGCCCTGCCAGTGGACCTACCTCACCACAGGAGCTCGAGAAGAGTCCCGTGAAGAACCCCAGGCAGCCACAGGCTCTCAGGGAAACTCTCCCACTACACCACAGACCTCCTCCACCACGTCCTCATCCTCCAACAAAAGAAAGAGCACAGGCAGCATGTCAATCACCAAGTTCATGAAGCGATGTACTGACCCTGAGCAG ATGGAAGCAACAGAGGCAGACGGCTTTCAAGCTGACACCGAGGAAGACGACGAGGAAGACTGCGTCATCATCGCCACACAGAATA TCCCAACGAGAAAGAACTCCTCCAGCGAGGGAGACTGTCTGATGGAGGTCACCCCCTCTgaaactgctgctctccccgtggCCTGCGCTGCTCCTACACTCGCCACCGCCTGA